In a single window of the Elaeis guineensis isolate ETL-2024a chromosome 4, EG11, whole genome shotgun sequence genome:
- the LOC105043862 gene encoding LOW QUALITY PROTEIN: protein INAPERTURATE POLLEN 1 homolog (The sequence of the model RefSeq protein was modified relative to this genomic sequence to represent the inferred CDS: inserted 1 base in 1 codon) has protein sequence MMRSAGDLLSCHLFSNPRNATNPNPNPNSRFLSPTGRIGRKKSSRPFKDFYAEWVDALQSTLLPLLRHSMSAALLDHPVAHRGLLGGGAMVSSSDLLSTHVHALHAHFQAYFQALDLAARHDVSQLLSSDWRNPLETPFLWLGDFHPAMLPTLLRSFLXPSFDEPRRPLPFALAWTRPSRDLTARIDQIERGLRLIVPALASRLRDAQASFLEAAAAEWAASRGKEVGSLPPAKNVDAASGAQLEELASVFLDSNRLRRSVLAEIVEVLDVYQAALYLEALAQFVVGFRDPELLRDFEQCRMPPSPPGAA, from the exons ATGATGAGATCCGCAGGCGACCTCCTCTCCTGCCATCTCTTCTCCAATCCAAGAAACGCGACCAAccccaaccctaaccctaattccaGATTCCTCTCCCCCACCGGTCGCATTGGTCGCAAGAAGAGTTCCCGCCCCTTCAAGGACTTCTACGCCGAGTGGGTCGACGCCCTCCAGTCgaccctcctccccctcctccgccaCTCCATGTCCGCCGCCCTCCTCGACCACCCCGTCGCCCACCGCGGCCTCCTTGGCGGCGGCGCCATGGTCTCTTCCTCCGACCTCCTTTCCACCCACGTCCACGCCCTCCATGCCCACTTTCAGGCGTACTTCCAGGCCCTTGATCTGGCCGCCCGCCACGACGTGTCTCAGCTCCTCTCGTCCGACTGGCGCAACCCCCTCGAGACCCCCTTCCTCTGGCTCGGCGACTTCCACCCGGCCATGCTCCCCACCCTCCTCCGCTCCTTCC CACCCTCCTTTGACGAGCCCCGCCGCCCTCTCCCATTCGCCCTCGCCTGGACGAGGCCTTCCCGCGACCTCACCGCCCGGATCGACCAGATCGAGCGCGGCCTCCGCCTCATCGTCCCCGCCCTCGCCAGCCGCCTCCGGGACGCCCAGGCCAGCTTCCTGGAAGCCGCTGCCGCCGAGTGGGCCGCCAGCAGGGGCAAGGAGGTAGGATCTTTGCCGCCGGCGAAGAACGTTGATGCAGCTAGCGGGGCTCAGTTGGAGGAGCTGGCGAGCGTGTTCTTGGACTCCAACAGGCTTCGGCGGAGCGTCCTGGCGGAGATAGTCGAGGTCTTAGATGTGTATCAAGCCGCCCTCTATCTGGAAGCGCTGGCCCAGTTCGTGGTGGGGTTCAGGGACCCTGAGTTGCTGCGTGATTTCGAGCAGTGCCGGATGCCTCCATCGCCCCCTGGCGCTGCTTGA